Part of the Vigna angularis cultivar LongXiaoDou No.4 chromosome 1, ASM1680809v1, whole genome shotgun sequence genome, tttaacaggTTGAATAGAGTTTAAAATAGACTTAATTGCTCATTTTATCACTTAATtattactactattattatttcGTGAACTTATTATTGTTtggtatattttattattatatttgtgaaCTTTTTCGTATTTTACTGATTCAATTCATTTATAAGGAAGAAACCCAATTTGAAATCGACTTTTTGCGtgtttttttctgttatttatGTACTGTTTCCAAAATAGTCAGATGAATATAGACTTTGATGttttaaatcatatattaaatattaatttgatttctatttttatcaagtttttccaatgtgtttttttttcacatcttcaatcaaattttaattttattaattttatttaatttggtatttttttttaacggtGTTTAAATTGTTAGTGGTAGCTAGGTGAACAAATGTATAagtttgtgaatttttttttcaattttgtttaaagGATTTCAATCTAAGAAATAATCAACCCATCCAATCTATACTAAAACGCGATTATAgcaataatattatataaaaatatgaaaaacatataAGTTGAATTATTCTACTTCATGTTACATTCAAAGAAGAAAGCAAGGTGGTTACCACACACTGTACATCCAACAATTGGACCATTCTGACGTCACAAATTGAATAAAGCATACATAATTATACCAAACAATCAACAAGGTTAGCTTCTTTTACAAGCTCATCATTccaaaaagaaactaaaataaaaaatatacaaaccCAAAACAAGCAAAGTCAACCCTCTTGACTCTAATCCAACAAAAAGTTTTAGATCTTCTAAGTCTTCTTAAAGTGTATTTATAAGATTCTTTTggtagaaaaataatatttttctctcaaacTTCTCTCTCcactattataaaattttatagattttatgtCTCTTTTTCTTCTGATGACTAAGGTTTTAATGCTAACATACATAATTCTATTTCgtttattttctaaatctttaTAAAGAAACCTATCATCttcaaaatataatcaaataaaactatctttgttttaattgatttgataagttcaaaaataatatattttaatttaatatttttattataattgattttgataagtcaatcaataatatattattattattattattattatctaacaataatatctaattacatataataatatattaatatatcttttagtttataaatatatctagcatataacaatatcaaataatatttttagaatatctaaaaaataatatctaataatattctttttctaattaaattatccaaaatcttataattaaatttcCATCCATACATactaacttttataaattataataattctataataaaataataaaaactacaattttatatatatatatatatatatatatatatatataactcacaactaacatatttattttaaaaaataaattttattattaatattatttacaataatatttaaatatcacaACAACTCCAagtacaattatttatttatgtgtgaatttatattatagactatatatatatatatatataatattattataattaactcAAACTATATTAAAACCATAATTTAACGttcttaaataaaacaattcctttaatatatcataaaatcataaaacaatggtgttatgttatttatacaattatatatataattattactaaaagatataaattatcctttaaatataaataagaaattattttatctttaattgaaATAGTAAAccacattaattttattatattaatttaattaatattagaatctgaatttaattaatatttctttatctAAAAATGGATCCAATGGGAGGAATTTCACACtctgatatataaaaaataaactatattttatttagttagttgatttaaatttaaaatttgaagaagtAAAAGGGTgcatatattgttttaaatatttaagaaaataaaatttattaaaatgaaatatttcatataGCCAATGAATGATTGTCACGAAGCGCTCGTTTTGGGTTGGGCCCACATAACAACGCCATAAATATTCGATACACCACACGTTTGTTTTCACCAATAGCGGTTTGCTTTAGAAATAGAATCGCAcggaaaagagagaaaaagggaTTAGGGTTAGGGATTTGTATATGGCATCAACAAAGAAGATCACGCTGAAGAGTTCGGACGGTGAAGCGTTCGAAGTGGATGAGATTGTGGCTCTGGAGTCGCAGACGATAAAGCATATGATAGAGGATGATTGTGCCGACAGCGGAATTCCTCTTCCCAATGTCACAAGCAAGATCCTTGCAAAGGTAATCGAGTACTGCAAGAAGCACGTTGAGGCCAATAGTGCTGATGAAAAGCCTACTGAGGATGAGCTCAAGGCATGGGATGCTGATTTCGTCAAGGTTGATCAGGCCACGCTCTTCGATCTCATTCTGGTTCGTTCATTTATGATTTCATTATGGTTGTTTTTGTGCGGAGGTTAGGGCTTTTTGCTATTGAgagtttctatttttgtttggaTTTCTGGATTTTTCAATTGATTTATTGTGGATTGGCATATTGTATAATTGTTTACTTCaaatttgggtttttttttattgttgtttcttTATTTAGATGATGATGTCGATGATGTGGTGCAACCTTATAAATACAAACAAGTTTTAAACTGGATTTGCAGTTTCTTAGAATACTTTAGTTCTATTGTTTGCTGCAATCTTACCCTGTAAAGCTCAAAACCCTGTAATTTTGTAAGTTGTGATGTCGGGGGACTTACGTTGTATCCATGTTCTGTTTTGGATCttgatttttttgttcatttcatATACTAAGGCATCTCCAACGAAGGAGTTATAACCAAAGTCTTTTAAGATAAAGAATAGTCTTAGATAGACCTTGTGTTTTTAAGTAAGCCCTTATTTATAggattaaaaattgttttcaattttataaggATGTAATAGTTTATGAATGATTTAATTGTTATTGTCTTTTTAACAAAACATCACAACCTtacataaaatgaaaaattattgtaattaatttgtTGTAAATAACAATAATGGCATAAGGATTATAACTCTGTTAACTCTCTTGTAGAACTGTGCATTAGATGTATTTGATCCGTTATCATCACATGATTATGTTATGTATTTAAGTTGTGACATCTATAATtctggtttttcttttccttattctTCATCTTTGTAGATCTTTGTCTTTCTGTATGTATCTGCATATTTTTATCTTTGATTTACTTTGTTGGTTGGTTATGGTACTCTGTTATTTATTGGTTTTTGTTACAGGCTGCGAATTACCTGAATATCAAGAACCTTTTGGACCTTACATGCCAGACTGTAGCTGACATGATAAAGGGGAAGACTCCTGAGGAAATTCGCAAGACTTTTAACATTAAGAATGACTTCACccctgaggaagaagaagaagttcgTAGGGAAAACCAATGGGCGTTTGAATGAATTATTTTGAAGCGCCAATGAAGACAGTGGATGGGATTAAGGGATAGTTACTAGTTATTCTGTTActgttttgtttatgttttatatgTTGGCGTAAAAgactttttctttgttaaacCTTGTGGGCAATCTTGAAATTTGTAAGTAATAGTTGAATTTGGTAATGCTTTTGAGTCTCTAGTATATGAAGTTTGATCCATT contains:
- the LOC108331438 gene encoding SKP1-like protein 1A: MASTKKITLKSSDGEAFEVDEIVALESQTIKHMIEDDCADSGIPLPNVTSKILAKVIEYCKKHVEANSADEKPTEDELKAWDADFVKVDQATLFDLILAANYLNIKNLLDLTCQTVADMIKGKTPEEIRKTFNIKNDFTPEEEEEVRRENQWAFE